A window of the Buchnera aphidicola (Pterocallis alni) genome harbors these coding sequences:
- the tig gene encoding trigger factor has protein sequence MKFILKTKNQFDQKIKFIVPFSTIVDYNKKEIIKIRKNKIINGFRKNKMPVDLIKSKYEKLIQKKVINKIIYKNFNKIIADKKISIINQPKIIINQYKENYDFIYSIYFQSIPTIDINKIKNITIKKLSITNNETDLKYYIEYIRNNHITWEEIQDKIKKNDKITIKYHIKYNENNTLIKTDKKIFTFINNKKQIIPQIYKNIINKKKGDIFFLTIKLPSNYPLITLQRKKIEIKIQIIQIQRKKIIYSQKQFIEYLNKKFQTTDIKKIYFILKSKLEEEKNYIIHKYTNNQIKKQIIKLYNLDIPKKIIKNEIKIIHQKLNEKYNQKYEYIFQLKYHKNINSTIYKKFKLEFFITSIINHYDIIVTQKEIQKYIRNTPFNHKKSIVKNIYNILLNDKVNQILLKIFQIKKHPCTFPKIMKQMFL, from the coding sequence ATGAAATTTATTTTAAAAACAAAAAATCAATTTGATCAAAAAATAAAATTTATTGTTCCTTTTTCAACCATTGTTGATTATAACAAAAAAGAAATTATTAAAATCAGAAAAAATAAAATAATTAATGGATTTAGAAAAAATAAAATGCCTGTTGATTTAATAAAAAGCAAATATGAAAAATTAATACAAAAAAAAGTAATAAATAAAATTATTTATAAAAATTTTAATAAGATTATCGCAGATAAAAAAATTAGTATCATTAATCAACCAAAAATCATTATTAACCAATATAAAGAAAATTATGATTTTATTTATTCTATATATTTCCAATCGATCCCAACAATTGATATTAATAAAATAAAAAATATTACAATTAAAAAACTATCTATTACAAATAATGAAACAGATTTAAAGTATTATATTGAATATATTAGAAATAATCATATTACATGGGAAGAAATACAAGATAAAATTAAAAAAAATGATAAAATTACTATAAAATATCACATAAAATACAATGAAAATAATACTCTTATAAAAACAGATAAAAAAATATTCACTTTTATTAATAATAAAAAACAAATTATCCCACAAATATACAAAAATATCATTAACAAAAAAAAGGGGGATATTTTTTTTTTAACAATTAAATTACCAAGTAATTATCCATTAATAACACTACAAAGAAAAAAAATAGAAATTAAAATACAAATTATTCAAATACAAAGAAAAAAAATAATATATTCACAAAAACAATTTATAGAATATCTAAATAAAAAATTTCAAACTACAGATATAAAAAAAATATACTTTATATTAAAAAGTAAATTAGAAGAAGAAAAAAATTACATTATTCACAAATATACAAATAATCAAATTAAAAAACAAATAATAAAATTATATAATTTAGATATACCAAAAAAAATTATAAAAAATGAAATCAAAATTATACACCAAAAATTAAATGAAAAATATAATCAGAAATACGAATATATATTTCAATTAAAATATCATAAAAATATTAATTCTACAATATATAAAAAATTCAAATTAGAATTTTTTATTACAAGTATAATTAATCATTATGATATTATTGTCACTCAAAAAGAAATACAAAAATATATTAGAAATACTCCATTCAATCACAAAAAATCTATAGTAAAGAATATATATAACATTCTATTAAACGATAAAGTAAATCAAATATTATTAAAAATATTTCAAATTAAAAAACATCCATGTACTTTTCCAAAAATCATGAAACAAATGTTTTTATAA
- the cyoA gene encoding ubiquinol oxidase subunit II, with translation MYKKHIFEKIMLFLSFFLLSGFYSFPFHPSGEISIKQYNLIFIAFAIMLLIVLPVIFMTIFFVYNYRVSKKNTYNPQFIHSKKIELIVWIVPIIIIFFLGILAWNTTHSLDPKKKIQSTNHPIIVDVIALDWKWLFIYPKYNIATVNELIIPVDTPIIFHITSNSVMSSFFIPSLGSQIYAMPGMDTKLNLISNIPGIYTGFSSNYNGYGFSNMKFNTVVVQNSDIFSKWIKKIQHISHSLDTISVFNSISKPSILYNIEYFNNIYPNLFARVVCKSI, from the coding sequence ATGTATAAAAAACATATTTTTGAAAAAATTATGTTATTCCTTTCTTTTTTTTTATTAAGTGGTTTTTATAGTTTTCCTTTTCATCCTAGTGGTGAAATATCTATTAAGCAATATAATTTAATTTTTATTGCTTTTGCAATTATGTTATTAATTGTTTTACCTGTTATTTTTATGACGATATTTTTTGTTTATAATTATCGCGTTTCTAAGAAAAATACTTATAATCCTCAATTTATACATTCTAAAAAGATAGAATTGATAGTTTGGATTGTTCCAATTATTATAATATTTTTTTTAGGGATATTAGCTTGGAATACTACACATTCTTTGGATCCTAAAAAAAAAATACAATCTACAAATCATCCTATTATCGTTGATGTTATAGCACTAGATTGGAAATGGTTATTCATATATCCTAAATACAATATTGCTACCGTGAATGAATTAATCATACCTGTTGATACACCTATTATTTTTCATATCACTTCTAATTCTGTGATGAGTTCTTTTTTTATTCCTAGTTTAGGTAGTCAAATTTATGCCATGCCTGGGATGGACACTAAATTAAATTTAATATCTAATATTCCTGGTATATATACTGGATTTTCTTCTAATTATAATGGTTATGGTTTTTCAAATATGAAATTTAATACTGTAGTAGTACAGAATAGTGATATTTTTTCTAAATGGATTAAAAAAATACAACATATTTCTCATTCTTTAGATACGATCAGCGTATTTAATTCAATTTCTAAACCTAGCATATTATATAATATAGAATATTTTAATAATATTTATCCTAATTTATTTGCACGTGTAGTATGTAAGTCTATATAA
- a CDS encoding cytochrome c oxidase subunit 3, which produces MSENNSIDEKSINNIKNEISIFQNRNIFGFWIYLMSDCILFATLFSVYCVMCNSIVSYHGIFNLNIVFLETIILLLSSFFYGLLVICAFSKKMFFVYFFLILTLICGMFFISIEGWEFNNLIKLGYNPQNNAFFSSFFTLVGMHGIHVIFGLLWLIGIFFQLIKLDLNKKMYIKILCLGLFWHFLDIIWVCLFTIVYLIGSI; this is translated from the coding sequence ATGAGTGAAAATAATTCTATAGATGAGAAAAGTATAAATAATATAAAAAATGAAATAAGTATTTTTCAGAATAGAAATATATTTGGTTTTTGGATATATTTAATGAGTGATTGTATTTTGTTTGCTACTTTATTTTCTGTATATTGTGTTATGTGTAATAGTATTGTTTCTTATCATGGTATTTTTAATTTAAATATTGTTTTTTTAGAAACGATTATTTTATTATTAAGTTCTTTTTTTTATGGTTTATTGGTAATTTGTGCATTTTCTAAGAAAATGTTTTTTGTATATTTTTTTTTAATCTTAACTTTGATATGTGGTATGTTTTTTATTTCTATAGAAGGTTGGGAATTTAATAATTTAATAAAATTAGGATATAATCCTCAAAATAATGCATTTTTTTCTTCTTTTTTTACCTTGGTAGGGATGCATGGTATACATGTTATATTTGGATTATTATGGTTAATAGGAATTTTTTTTCAATTAATAAAATTAGATTTAAATAAAAAAATGTACATTAAAATATTATGTTTGGGGTTATTTTGGCATTTTTTAGATATAATATGGGTATGTTTATTTACAATAGTATATTTAATTGGAAGTATATAA
- the clpX gene encoding ATP-dependent Clp protease ATP-binding subunit ClpX translates to MIKKSVVFKKKKNICSFCNKDRYQVKQIICGPLVNICNECIHICNQIIKSEGIFQNDHEIHYYIPKPKQIKKYLDDYVIGQKKAKKVLAVAVYNHYKKVQYLNNPYQVNPIELQKSNVLMIGPTGSGKTLLAEKLAQLLNVPFIIADATSLTEAGYVGDDVESIIQKLLQKCNYSIPRAEQGIIYIDEIDKISKKSHNISITRDVSGEGVQQALLKIIEGTVALVPPKGGRKHPQQKCLEINTSKILFICGGTFSGLENIISKRIENKSKIGFNSTIHKHKKIPSKTKNIKKVESTDLINFGLIPEFIGRLPVIVTLEEPDKKMLIQILSEPKNSLIKQYQKIFSLTRVLLEFKKEAINEIAQQAISKKIGARGLRTIIEEVLLDIMYTIPSTKNVKKVIINKPTIQKKENPQIIYHVIKNI, encoded by the coding sequence ATGATAAAAAAATCCGTTGTGTTTAAAAAAAAAAAAAATATTTGTTCATTCTGTAACAAAGACCGTTATCAAGTAAAACAAATTATATGTGGTCCATTAGTAAATATATGTAATGAATGCATTCATATATGCAACCAAATTATTAAATCAGAGGGAATATTCCAAAATGATCATGAAATACATTATTATATACCTAAACCTAAACAAATTAAAAAATATTTAGATGATTATGTCATTGGTCAAAAAAAAGCAAAAAAGGTTCTTGCGGTAGCTGTTTATAACCATTATAAAAAAGTACAATATTTAAATAATCCATATCAGGTTAATCCTATTGAGTTACAAAAAAGTAATGTATTAATGATTGGGCCAACAGGAAGTGGGAAAACATTACTAGCAGAAAAATTGGCACAATTACTTAATGTACCATTTATTATTGCTGATGCAACTTCATTAACTGAAGCAGGATACGTAGGGGATGATGTAGAAAGTATAATACAAAAACTATTACAAAAATGTAATTACAGTATACCAAGAGCAGAACAAGGAATTATATACATTGATGAAATTGATAAAATATCCAAAAAATCTCATAACATATCTATTACTAGAGATGTATCAGGAGAAGGTGTACAACAAGCATTACTAAAAATAATAGAAGGAACAGTAGCTTTAGTTCCACCCAAAGGGGGTAGAAAACACCCTCAACAAAAATGTTTAGAAATTAACACATCGAAAATATTATTTATCTGTGGAGGAACATTTTCAGGTTTAGAAAATATTATTTCTAAAAGAATAGAAAATAAATCTAAAATAGGTTTCAATTCAACGATACATAAACATAAAAAAATTCCATCCAAAACAAAAAATATTAAAAAAGTAGAATCAACGGATTTAATAAATTTTGGACTCATACCAGAATTCATAGGTAGATTACCAGTTATAGTAACTTTAGAAGAACCAGATAAAAAAATGCTAATACAGATTTTATCTGAACCAAAAAATTCGCTTATCAAACAATATCAAAAAATTTTTTCTTTAACAAGAGTATTATTAGAATTTAAAAAAGAAGCAATTAACGAAATCGCTCAACAAGCAATATCAAAAAAAATTGGAGCAAGAGGATTAAGGACAATTATAGAAGAAGTATTATTAGATATTATGTATACTATACCATCTACAAAAAATGTCAAAAAAGTAATCATTAATAAACCAACAATCCAAAAAAAAGAAAATCCACAAATTATATACCATGTTATAAAAAATATATAA
- a CDS encoding ATP-dependent Clp protease proteolytic subunit produces the protein MLYSPHKKTRQKNIIPMVTEKTGISEKTYDIYSRLLKERIIFITGMIEDSMSSNVIAQILFLESENPTKDIFLYINSPGGIITSGMAIYDTMQFVKPDINTICIGQACSMAAILLCSGAKNKRFGLKNAQIMIHQPLGGYQGQASDIEIHTNEIIKTKNKINQIIAFHTGTHIKKIKQDTERDCFLDVHEAISYGLIDSILLSHTNI, from the coding sequence ATGCTATATAGTCCACATAAGAAAACTAGACAAAAAAATATTATACCGATGGTTACAGAAAAAACAGGAATTAGTGAAAAAACATATGATATATATTCTAGATTACTAAAAGAACGTATTATATTTATTACCGGAATGATAGAAGATTCTATGTCTAGCAACGTTATAGCACAAATACTATTTCTAGAATCAGAAAACCCTACAAAGGATATTTTTTTATATATTAATTCACCTGGAGGTATTATTACTTCCGGAATGGCAATTTATGACACTATGCAATTCGTCAAACCTGATATCAATACTATTTGTATTGGACAAGCTTGCTCTATGGCAGCAATTTTATTATGTTCCGGGGCCAAAAATAAAAGATTTGGATTAAAAAATGCTCAAATTATGATCCACCAACCTTTAGGTGGTTATCAAGGGCAAGCATCAGATATAGAAATACATACTAATGAAATTATAAAAACAAAAAATAAAATAAACCAAATCATAGCATTTCATACCGGAACACATATCAAAAAAATTAAACAAGATACAGAACGAGATTGTTTTTTAGATGTTCACGAAGCTATCAGTTATGGATTAATTGATTCTATTTTGTTATCTCATACAAATATATAA
- the cyoB gene encoding cytochrome o ubiquinol oxidase subunit I — MFGKLTINVIPYHEPIIMVTCIIVFLLSFFIFYKITQLGKWKYLWYEWLTSVDHKRIAIMYIILACIMLLRGFVDAIMMRMQQVFASNGASGFLPPHHYDQIFTVHGVIMIFFVAMPLIIGLMNLVIPLQIGARDVAFPFLNNLSFWLTVSGALLINLSLVFGEFAKTGWLAYPPLSEMQYSPSVGVDYWIWSLQISGIGTTLSGINFIVTILKMRAPGMSMFKIPVFTWTALCSNILIIASFPVLTATLILLTLDRYCGFHFFTVDCFGNAMMYINLIWIWGHPEVYILILPAFGIFSEVVSTFSKKSLFGYTSLVWATISITILSFIVWLHHFFTMGSGANVNAFFGITTMIIAIPTGVKIFNWLFTMYQGQLHMHSAMLWTVGFLITFTIGGMAGVLLSIPAIDFVLHNSVFLVAHFHTVIIGGVVFGCFAGITYWFPKFFGFKLNELWGKRAFYFWIIGFCFAFLPLYYLGLMGMTRRISQNIDHKFHCMLCVSCFGAMLICVGILCQIIQLYLSIKYRKLNYDYTGDPWNGRTLEWSTASPPAIYNFASIPIVENIDDFWYKKQKGIVFNKNQSYSSIHLPQNTALGIILGFFSLVVGFSMVWHIWWLCIFFCIMSILVFFINLFRDKSVQYLSSEEISKIEYTYIIHNKRK, encoded by the coding sequence ATGTTTGGTAAATTAACAATAAATGTTATACCATATCATGAACCTATTATTATGGTAACATGTATTATTGTTTTTTTATTGAGTTTTTTTATTTTTTATAAAATTACTCAATTAGGTAAATGGAAGTATTTGTGGTATGAATGGTTAACTTCTGTAGATCATAAAAGAATAGCTATAATGTATATTATACTTGCATGTATTATGTTATTGCGTGGTTTTGTTGATGCAATTATGATGCGTATGCAGCAAGTTTTTGCTTCTAACGGGGCATCTGGTTTTTTACCACCTCATCATTATGATCAAATTTTTACTGTGCATGGTGTAATTATGATTTTTTTTGTTGCTATGCCTTTAATAATTGGTTTGATGAATTTAGTTATACCGTTACAAATTGGTGCAAGAGATGTAGCTTTTCCGTTTTTAAACAATTTGAGTTTTTGGTTAACTGTTAGTGGTGCTTTATTAATTAATTTATCTTTAGTATTTGGAGAATTTGCTAAAACTGGTTGGTTAGCTTACCCTCCTTTATCTGAGATGCAATATTCTCCTAGTGTTGGTGTAGATTATTGGATTTGGAGTTTGCAAATTTCCGGTATTGGAACAACATTAAGTGGAATAAATTTTATAGTTACAATTTTAAAAATGCGTGCTCCTGGTATGAGTATGTTTAAAATACCAGTATTTACTTGGACTGCTCTTTGTTCAAATATTTTAATTATTGCTTCTTTTCCTGTTTTAACAGCAACTCTAATATTATTAACGTTAGATAGATATTGTGGATTTCATTTTTTTACTGTTGATTGCTTTGGCAATGCGATGATGTATATTAATTTAATTTGGATTTGGGGACATCCAGAAGTATATATTTTAATACTTCCTGCATTTGGTATTTTTTCAGAAGTGGTATCTACTTTTTCTAAAAAATCTTTATTTGGTTATACTTCTCTAGTATGGGCTACAATATCTATTACTATTTTATCTTTTATAGTTTGGTTACATCACTTTTTTACTATGGGATCTGGTGCTAATGTAAATGCTTTTTTTGGAATTACTACCATGATTATTGCTATTCCTACTGGGGTAAAAATATTTAATTGGTTATTTACAATGTATCAAGGTCAATTGCATATGCATTCTGCTATGTTATGGACGGTAGGATTTTTAATTACTTTTACCATTGGTGGTATGGCTGGTGTATTATTATCTATTCCGGCTATTGATTTTGTACTCCATAATAGTGTTTTTTTAGTAGCTCATTTTCATACAGTAATTATTGGTGGTGTAGTATTTGGTTGTTTTGCAGGGATTACTTACTGGTTTCCTAAATTTTTTGGATTTAAGTTAAATGAGTTATGGGGTAAGAGAGCTTTTTACTTTTGGATTATTGGTTTTTGTTTTGCTTTTCTTCCATTATATTACTTAGGTTTAATGGGTATGACTCGTCGTATTAGTCAAAATATCGATCATAAATTTCATTGTATGTTATGTGTTTCTTGTTTTGGTGCAATGTTAATTTGTGTTGGTATTTTATGTCAAATAATCCAATTGTATCTTTCTATTAAGTATAGAAAATTAAATTATGATTATACTGGTGATCCATGGAATGGTAGAACTTTAGAATGGTCAACTGCTTCACCTCCTGCAATTTATAATTTTGCATCTATTCCAATTGTCGAAAATATAGATGATTTTTGGTATAAAAAACAGAAAGGAATTGTTTTTAATAAAAATCAATCATATTCTTCTATTCATTTACCACAAAATACAGCTCTTGGAATTATTTTAGGATTTTTTTCTTTGGTAGTAGGTTTTTCTATGGTTTGGCATATTTGGTGGTTATGTATATTTTTTTGTATTATGAGTATTTTGGTTTTTTTTATTAATTTATTTCGAGATAAATCTGTTCAATATCTTTCTTCTGAAGAAATTAGCAAAATAGAATATACATATATTATTCACAATAAAAGGAAATAG
- a CDS encoding cytochrome C oxidase subunit IV family protein — protein MFGVILAFFRYNMGMFIYNSIFNWKYIMENLNSDSISIKKQIQFYCFGLFFCLILTIIPFFLAIKKLFSIKLSIVMIVLCSILQVYIHLRYFLHLKFLKVNYWTIIFLFFSIIVIFIIMTGSIWIMYNLKHHILFSLYI, from the coding sequence ATGTTTGGGGTTATTTTGGCATTTTTTAGATATAATATGGGTATGTTTATTTACAATAGTATATTTAATTGGAAGTATATAATGGAAAATTTAAATTCTGATAGTATCTCAATTAAGAAACAGATTCAGTTTTATTGTTTTGGTTTATTTTTTTGTTTAATATTGACTATTATACCTTTTTTTTTAGCAATAAAAAAGCTGTTTAGTATTAAATTATCTATAGTAATGATTGTTTTATGTTCTATTTTACAAGTTTACATACATTTGAGATATTTTTTACATTTGAAATTTTTAAAAGTGAATTATTGGACTATAATTTTTTTATTTTTTTCCATTATCGTGATATTTATTATTATGACTGGTTCGATATGGATTATGTATAATTTGAAACATCATATATTGTTTTCTTTATATATTTAA